The window AGATATGCTCGTAACGAATGGTATATATATTGCGTTTCACGATGTATATGGTAATCTTTTTAACATTGGTTATCTTGATTTCGATCCTATGGACATGTTCTTTAGTGAAAGTTTTCAAATAGGCGTTATTCTAGTCTTTTCGCTTGTGTTATTTCAAGTGTTAGGGCTCGTTGATTTAGCTCATGGAGAACGGGATTTATCCTTTTATTATGACCAAGTAGATGTAGGTAAACATAAGCCTTCTTGGATGGAGCAGTACATGGAGAGTCAAAGAGGCTCTCTTGGAGCGAGCTTGGTGGGCTTGCTTTATATGCTGAGAATGACGATAAAAACAATGTGGCCTTATATCGTGTGTCTAGTGTGGTTTAAAATCCTAGCCATACTTGTAAATGTACTAGTGTCTCCGAGTATTAACCGAATTATGCATGTTAATAATGAAATGACTACCCTAATCATTTTCGACCCATACATTGTCACCTATGTAGTTTCTGGTTTCTTATGGGGCCATGTAGCATTACATCATGATGTAACTAAAGTATCGCGCTTATCTAGTAGCATGGCTATATCTCTTATTCCTCGTCTTACAGTTTTGGTAGGAGCGGTTTTCTTTATAGGATTGGCCCTCATCATTATAATGGTACCCATTACATGGGAGGGGGTACTTGACGCACTTACAAAAAAATAGATAAAGCTAGTTATTTCCTGTATTTTTAGGGTTTTAAAAGTCGTTCTCATTCTCTTGACAATGAAATGATTCAAATGTTAGAGTATGGTTGTATTAATTGGAATACATAAACGGTTATACCCCGTGTATGGTGAATAACAAGGTGCAATATAATATCGTCCTTGGGATGTTCCTAAGGGCGATTTTTATCATCTATCGCTAGAGGGAGAATTAGATGAGTATAGTAACAAACCAAACAACTGAACTTATCGGTAAAACACCGATATATCAATTGCCAAATACCAATATTTATGTAAAACTTGAAAAATATAATGTAGGCGGTTCTGTAAAAGACCGTGCCGTACTCGGTATGTTACAGGCTGCAAAAGAGCAGGGTCGCATCCATGAGGATAGCATCATTGTAGAAGCCACAAGTGGTAATACGGGAATTGCTCTTGCTATGGTAGGCGCCATTCTACATATTAAAACAGTGATTATCATGCCTGAAAGTATGAGTAAAGAACGCCGTGAGCTTATTAAAGCGTATGGGGCGCAGCTCATCTTAACACCAAAAGAAACAGGTATGAAGGGGGCTCTTGAGCGGGCAAATGAAATTTTAGCGAAGTATCCAAATGCTTTCACCTTGGGCCAATTCGTAAATCCTGCAAATCCAGATATGCATTACCGCACGACGGGTAATGAAATTGTAGAACAAGTGCCAAATGTCGATGTATTTATAGCGGGTATTGGTACAGGTGGTACTTTCACAGGCGTTATAAGACGATTGAAAGAACATAATCCTAATCTAAAAGCCATTGCTGTAGAGCCAGCGGGATCTCCTGCTATTACCGAAGGTAAGGGCGGCCCTCACAAAATACAAGGTATTGGGGCTGGTTTCATTCCTGAAAACTTTGACCAAAGCTTGATGGACGGCGTGCAAACTGTAAGTGATGAAGAAGCTTTTAGCGAGGTGCAAACCTTTATGCGTGAAAGTGGTATCTCTATTGGTCTTTCCGCGGGGGCGGCCATTGTAGCGGCAAAACGCATGGCTCGTGAATTACCTAAGGCGAATATCGTTGTTATTGCACCTGATGGAGTAGAGAAATATTTATCTCTTTTGGACTTCGGCAATAACGAATACGTTAAATAATAGATTTTAGATAGATAAAATACGAGATTTTGAATGATAAAAGAATAGGTTCTATATAGATATAAAGCCTTATATATAGGAATATAGACCAAATATGTTGTATACTAGATATATCTATATTTCTGTAGAATGTAAGTAGAGTTATTTGAGATGGAGTCACTATGATGCAAGGTTTGCGCGATTTATGGGGCAAAATTCAATATAATATTAAGCGTGTAATGGATTCTGACCCAGCTGCCACAAGTGTATGGATGGTTATATGGACATATCCACATATTACGGCTTTGTTCTGGCATTTCTTTGCCCACCGTTTATATAAGGCGGGGTGGCCAATCTTGGCTCGTCGTGTGGCTCTCCATTCTCGTCATGTAACGGGTATTGAAATCCATCCAGGTGCGACGATTGGTCGCGGCCTCTTTATCGATCATGGTATGGGTGTTGTTATTGGCGAAACGGCTATTGTAGGCGATAATGTAACCTTGTTCCATCAAGTAACACTAGGTGGGATGTCTTCTAAAAAGGTAAAGCGTCATCCGACCATTGAAGATGATGTACTCATCGGTACGGGTACAAAAATTTTAGGGGACATTACGATTGGGGCGCGCACGAAGATTGGCTGTAATCTCGTTATCAAACATGATATTCCTAAGGATATGGTAATCTTTGAAACAGATCCAGAAAATATGTATGTCCGTAAACCTAGTCGCAATGCAACTGCTGCACAAGCAGAGGAGAAGAAGATTCCTGATAATTACATAGAATACTATATTTAATATAAAAGCGTATTTAATATATAATCATTTTTAATATAGAGTCATATTGAATATAGAATCATACAAGCCTCTAACTATTAGATTAACTAGTAGTTAGAGGTTTTTTATGATTCGTAGAAACATGATTCTGTGAAGTATTGGGTTTAGATTTGGTATGTATTGTATTGGATTGGGGATATATTTGATTTAGTATGGTTATAATGTTTTCATTAAACTTTTATACAAAAATATCTATTCATATATTGACATGGAAAATCATTATTGGTAGAATATAAACATAATCAATATTGATTATGAATTAAATAAACGAATTGATGGCATAGAAGCCAACTGTGTTTGTTCTGCTTTTAGAATAAACTATAATTGAGAATTAAGTGGAAAAAGGAGTTTTATTATGAAAAACGTACAACAAGTAAATCAATATTTAGCAGATCTTTCCGTATGGAATGTAAAATTACATAACCTACACTTCAATGTAACTGGTCCGCAATTCAAATCTATTCATGAATACTTGGAATCCATTTATGATGAAGCCTTTGAATACTTTGATGCCGTAGCAGAACATGTGAAAATGCAAGGTCAATTTCCATTGGTAAATTCCGGAGAATACGCAAAATTGACTAAAATCGAAGAATTGGGACAAGAAGACATCCCTCAAGCAAAGGTAATTGATATCCTTCTTAAGGATTTTAAATACATGAATGATCAAGCTGTAGCAATTCGTGCAGCAGCTGATGAAGAAGGTGATTTCTTGCTCGTAAGCATGATGGAAGATCACGTTGCATACTATGTAAAACAAATCTGGTTCATCGAATCTATGCTGAAATAAGACGATTGACAATGCCTTATTGGGTATGATATGATTACCCAGTAAAGCATGGAGGATTACTCAAGAGGCTGAAGAGGACGGTTTGCTAAATCGTTAGGGCGGGTTACCGTCGCTAGGGTTCGAATCCCTAATCCTCCGCCATGTAAAGACCTCACATCACTTGATGTGGGGTCTTTTTGTATAATATAGTGATTTATTATATTATTTATATAGGCCTTATTTGTGAGGATTCGAGTGAGTCCGAGGCCTTATTAGTATTGAATGACACAGGTGTGTAAGGGTATAGAGTTGACGTATGTCTAGGGGTTTCATATAATAGATTGTATAAAATGTAATTTTAAGGAGACTCTTATGAATACAAAACATACACGTCAAATGAATCGTATCCGTCGAGCGTTAGGCATTAGTGCATTGTGCCTCGTTGCGTCTGTTGGCTTTAGTCATGCTGAAAGTATTGCCATCCCAAGTGCACGGCCTATGGTGGATGGCGTAAGTGCTGATGTAGAGACTGTTAATAGTTCTAGTAAAGGACAACAGCATATAAACTCAGATGTTATTACGCCTAATGATTGGACATATACAGCGTTACAAAGGCTCATTAAACATGGTGCTATTACAGATACTCACGGATTTACTTTTGATGGTGCTAGCTATACAAAGGATGAGCTTATGCCGCTTATCGATGAGGTAGTCACAAAACGTGAGCAAATGAACGACAATGATCGAGAGTATGCACTGCGTATTTACCAAGAAAATATGCGTGATGTAATGGATTACCGTATTGCTCGCGATAAAAAAGCTACTGACGAGCGCCGTCAAAAACTAGATGAAAAGCGTGCTGAAAGGGCTAAAAAATCTGGTAAGACCTATCAAATATCCAAGGATCAACAAGAAGCCCTTGATAAAGCTGGCGATGAAGTAGCAAAACCGGAAGAACGCGCTTTAACAGATGAACAAATCAAAGAAAAAATGAAGAAATTCAAAATTGATGATTCTCGCGTTAAGGTAAATAATGAAGTGCGTATTCGTTATGCGGACTCCAAGGATAAAAAGTCCAAAACAGATGCTCGCATGCAGACGGAGATGACGTTCACTCTATAACTCTTAGTAAGGGGGTATAATGATTGACTTTTTAAAGAAACAATTGTTTACTGTCCATCAAAACGGTAAGCAGCAGGTAAGTGAGGTCTTTAAATATATAGGACCTGGTATAATCGTAACCGTTGGATTTATCGATCCAGGAAACTGGGCCGCCAACTTGGCAGCTGGTGCTAGTTATGGTTACGAATTATTGTGGGTAGTCACACTATCTACGATTATGCTAATTTTATTACAGCATAATGTGGCGCATTTAGGCATTGTACGCGGTCAATGCTTGTCGGAATGTGCCTATGAGTTTTTACCGCGTTATGCATCTCGCTTTGTGCTTAGCACGGCAGGAATTGCGGCGGCAGCGACGGCCTTGGCTGAGTTTATTGGCGCTGCTATCGCTTTGAAGATGCTCTTTGGTATTCCTATCTTGATAGGTAGCATTTTGACGGCTCTTATCTGTACGGTCATGCTCATTACGAACTCCTATCGTAAATTAGAGCGAATCATTGCTGGTTTTGTATCCCTTATCGCATTGGCGTACCTTGTTGAGGTAAATATGGTCAATGTGGATTGGGCAGCGGTTGGTATTGGTTGGGTGGATCCTAATATTCCTCATACATCGATGCTCGTTATTTTGAGTATATTAGGGGCCGTAATTATGCCTCATAACTTGTTTTTGCACTCTGAAATCATCCAAAGTCGCCAGTTCAATACACAAGATCCAGCGATAATGAAACGGCAGTTACGCTATGAATTCCTCGATACTTTGTTATCTATGGGGATTGGGTGGATGATTAACTCCGCCATGATTATATTGGCGGCGGCTGTTTTCTTTGCTCATGGTATTGAAGTAACAGAGCTTGAACAGGCTGAGGAGTTGTTGCGTCCACTCATTGGACCGGCAGCGGGTATTATTTTTGCGATAGCATTGTTATTTGCAGGTTTTGCCTCATCTGCTACGGCAGGTATGGCGGGGGCAAGTATCTTTGCAGGAATGTTTGGCGAGTCTTACGATATGAAAGACTTCCATACGCGATTAGGCTTGGCACTAACATATGTTCCAGCATTATTATTGATCGTGTTTATTACAGATTCCTTCCAAGCATTATTGTTCTCTCAAATGTTCTTGAGCTTGCAATTACCTATCACCATATTCTTGCAACTTTACATGACAAGCAGCCGCAAGGTCATGGGAGAATACGCGAACCGTAAATTTACAAATATTCTCTTATGGGGTATAGGTATCATCGTTACTATTATGAACATTTACTTATTGATTGTAGGCTAAGAGCATATTTTTTGTTAGTTTCCAAAAGGTTTCTTATAAAGTCAACATTAGAATTCAACATTAGAATACAGAATTAGAATACAACATTAGAATACAAGATTAGAGTACAACATTAGAATGCAAAGGACCGCTATGGCGGTCCTTTTGTCATGTTGCTAACGTATCTATTATGTAAAACGCGTATCTTTGAATACTCAAGAGGGGTATAAAATATGGTACAATTAAGAATAGTATAATATAAGAATCATATTTTTAAGGATAATATAATATCTGTTGGGAGTATTCCTTAGCAGTGTGATATATGGAAAATTAGGAGGCCCTAATGGCAAAGGAAATCAACGTACAAGAGACAATACAATCTGATTTTAGTGTTGTGGTTAACGACATTGCTGAAGAGTTATTGACGCGCCTCAATATGGATGAGGATGGTTCTGTTATCGATATGTTCCAAACAGGCTCTTTTGATCCTTGGCAGTTATTCGTATTTTTTGGTGCTTTAGAAAAAGCTCTTATTGAGTTCAGAACGGATAAACGGAAGAAAACAGTTATCGTTCATGCACAACCTGAGGCTCTTATCGGCATTGGCCGCGTAGTGACACCTGTATCTACTATGCTTGAGCATGTATTGATGTCTCGTTTGAACGATATGAGTGAAGGTCGCTTGGAAACAGGCATGCTTACAGTATCTGCTGAAAGCATTGATTATGAAGGTGTAAATCTTAAAGGTCGTCACGTGGTTATCGTATGCGATCTTGTAGATGAAGATTCTAATTATCTCAAAGAATGCATTAAATTATGTAAAGAATTGAAAGCAAGCCACGTAGTGGCTGTGCCTCTCATGTTGTGGAACCCTGAATTGATCGACAATTTGACAGAGGAATCTATTAAGGCGGAATTATCCCATGAAAATCGTCCTCTCTCCTAGTAAGACAAAAACGATTACCGATGTTGCTAGCAACGCTGAGGCAGTACATCATGTAGTTCGAGACGGCCAATTTCAGCCGAACATCACGAAAAAGATTATAACTCATGTACAATCTCTCGATGTTGTAACTCTTGGAAAGGCTTTGAAATTAAAGGATGATAAGGCACAGGCTCTTTTTGATTTTTACCAGTCTTTTGAGGCTCATCCCGTAGGTCGTGCCTGTGAAAGTTATGATGGCATTGCTTTCAAATATTTGGACTGGTCGAACCTATCTGACGAAGCCAAGGCTTTTGGTGAAAGCCATCTCGTTGTGTTGTCTGCATTGTATGGTGTCGTTGAACCTAATATGGGAGTGCGCGACTATCGACTCGATATGGTCGATAAGGTGGGCATTAATCTATACGATACATGGCGTGATGCGGTGGATGTATACTTTCACAAGGAAGATTGGATCCTAAACCTAGCATCTAAAGAATATGCAAAAATGGTGAACCATCCAAAGGTGGTAACCGTTGAATTTTGGGAATTACGGGGCGATACGTTTAAGCAGATGAGTACGTCCTCCAAAATGAGTCGCGGTGTGATGGCTCATGAATGTTTAACTCAACAAGTGAAACATGTGCGGGACTTGCCCCACGAAATCAATGGGTTTACCTGTGTTACTGACATTGAATCCATTACCATACCAAGCGAATCGATGACGATTCGTTACGAAAGGAAGTGATTGTTTGCAAGTGCAAGACATTCTTGCAAAAGACCTCGTCGGCGATGAATGGCTGACCGAGGAGGAATTGCGATTTCTCATGTCTGTAACTGATGAAGAACAGTTGCAGTTGATATATAAAAAGGCCTACGAAGTGAAGGCAAAATACGTAAAGCCTGTAGCATACTATCGCGGCCTCATCGAGTTCTCAAACCGATGCATTAAGAATTGTAATTACTGCGGTATCCGCCGAGAAAACGATAAGGCGGAACGCTTTGATATGAATCGCGAAGACATTATCAAGATGGCGCAGTGGGCATACGACCATGAATATGGTTCCATTACACTCCAATCTGGTGAACGCTGTGATGATGCCTTTGTAGACTATGTTGTGGATTTAATTCGTGACATTAAAGCCATTGGTGATGGTTCTCTTGGCATAACGATATGTGTAGGGGAACAAAGCGAAGAGGCGTACCGCCGCATGCGTGAAGCCGGTGCGAGTCGTTATTTATTACGCATTGAAACAACTAATACAGATTTATACCATAAAATTCATCCTCGTGATGAATTGCACTCCTTTGAGACGCGCGTAGAATGTTTACGTCGTTTGCGCCGCGTAGGCTTTCAAGTTGGCACAGGCGTTATGATTGGCCTACCCGGTCAAACAGAAGATGATCTCGTAAATGATATCTTGTTCTATCGAGATATGGATATCGATATGATCGGCATGGGGCCTTATGTGGTGCATCACGATACGCCACTAGGTCAAGAAGCATTGGCGATGGGTATTGATGACGAAGCAGGTAAATTGCGCCGCGTTCAATTGGGGCTCAAGATGATTGCGTTGACTCGTTTATTCTTGAAAGACGTAAATATTGCAGCTACGACGGCGTTACAAGCACTAGATAAACTAGGCCGCGAAAAAGGTTTAGCCGCAGGGGCGAATATCCTTATGCCTATCATCACCATTCCTGAACACCGTGCAAAATATTTGCTATACGATAATAAGCCATGCGTGGACGACAATGCAGAACAATGTAAAGACTGCTTGACACGCCGCGTAATGTCCATCGGTGATACAGTGGGTTGGAAACAAAATGGGGACTCTAAACACTACGGCAAACGGACGGGAGAATTTTAGTATTCTATGTTCGAACTAAATTATTTAGTTGACTATATCTTTGTCCTTAGTATTGCCTATATATAGATGGGGCCCCGTTACATAGCGACAACTTAATTAGAAAAGACGGTCTATACTTGCTTGCTCCTCGTTCCTGATGTCGCGGCACAAGTACAGACCGTCTTTTTTATAACTTTGTGAGGGCACTAGTCCCATCTATATATAGGATATACCGATAAAGTCTTATTAATAATTTAATTAAGTTTAGGATCTACATAGGAATACTAAAATTTTCGTTATAATTTAGTCTTATTATATAATCCTTTTTTTCTAAGAAATTTTTCTCAGAAAAAGAGGATTTTTTTATTGTAGTGTCGAAATGTATTAGCAAAGCCGTAATTTGCCAGTAAGGAGGCGATTCCAATGAAAGAGTACAGTAGTGATAAAATTAGAAACGTTGCTGTTGTTTCCCACGATGGTGCGGGTAAAACAGCTCTTGTTGAATCCTTGTTGTTAACTTCTGGTGCGGTTGATTTCGTAGGTAAAGGTCAAGATAATAAACATATTATGGACTTTGAACCGGAAGAAATTAAACGTAATGTAACTATTCAATTGGGCATGGCGCCATGTGAGTGGCATGACCATAAGGTTAACTTCATAGACACTCCAGGCTATAACGAATTCCATGGCGAAGTTCGTGCCGCTTTGCGTGCTTGTGATGGCATGTTGATGGTGCTATCCTCCACATCTGGTGTAGAAACTGACACAGTTCGCGCATGGGATTATGCAGTTGAATTACAAATGCCTCGCATGGCATTTATCAATAAAATGGATGTCGATGGTGCTGATTTCTTTGGCACTATTGAAAGAATGCGGGAGTTATTTGGCAAAGGCATTATGCCATTGCAGATTCCTATCGGTGAAGGTGCCGATTTTGAAGGCGTTGTAGACGTAGCGAAAATGACTGCGTTTACTTATAAGGACGGCCAACCAACAGAGGTCGCTGTACCAGCTCACCTTATCGAAAAGGCTCAAGAAATTCGGGAAATGACCGTAGAAGCCGCGGCTGAAGGTAGCGATGAGTTGTTGGAAAAATATTTAGAAGGCGAAGAATTATCCTTAGAGGAAATCCGCCAAGGCTTGCGTGAAGGGATGATTAGTGGCCGTGTGTGCCCAATCATGTGTGGCAGTGCCACATCTCGT of the Veillonella parvula genome contains:
- the cysK gene encoding cysteine synthase A — protein: MSIVTNQTTELIGKTPIYQLPNTNIYVKLEKYNVGGSVKDRAVLGMLQAAKEQGRIHEDSIIVEATSGNTGIALAMVGAILHIKTVIIMPESMSKERRELIKAYGAQLILTPKETGMKGALERANEILAKYPNAFTLGQFVNPANPDMHYRTTGNEIVEQVPNVDVFIAGIGTGGTFTGVIRRLKEHNPNLKAIAVEPAGSPAITEGKGGPHKIQGIGAGFIPENFDQSLMDGVQTVSDEEAFSEVQTFMRESGISIGLSAGAAIVAAKRMARELPKANIVVIAPDGVEKYLSLLDFGNNEYVK
- the epsC gene encoding serine O-acetyltransferase EpsC; its protein translation is MMQGLRDLWGKIQYNIKRVMDSDPAATSVWMVIWTYPHITALFWHFFAHRLYKAGWPILARRVALHSRHVTGIEIHPGATIGRGLFIDHGMGVVIGETAIVGDNVTLFHQVTLGGMSSKKVKRHPTIEDDVLIGTGTKILGDITIGARTKIGCNLVIKHDIPKDMVIFETDPENMYVRKPSRNATAAQAEEKKIPDNYIEYYI
- a CDS encoding Dps family protein, whose amino-acid sequence is MKNVQQVNQYLADLSVWNVKLHNLHFNVTGPQFKSIHEYLESIYDEAFEYFDAVAEHVKMQGQFPLVNSGEYAKLTKIEELGQEDIPQAKVIDILLKDFKYMNDQAVAIRAAADEEGDFLLVSMMEDHVAYYVKQIWFIESMLK
- a CDS encoding Nramp family divalent metal transporter, translating into MIDFLKKQLFTVHQNGKQQVSEVFKYIGPGIIVTVGFIDPGNWAANLAAGASYGYELLWVVTLSTIMLILLQHNVAHLGIVRGQCLSECAYEFLPRYASRFVLSTAGIAAAATALAEFIGAAIALKMLFGIPILIGSILTALICTVMLITNSYRKLERIIAGFVSLIALAYLVEVNMVNVDWAAVGIGWVDPNIPHTSMLVILSILGAVIMPHNLFLHSEIIQSRQFNTQDPAIMKRQLRYEFLDTLLSMGIGWMINSAMIILAAAVFFAHGIEVTELEQAEELLRPLIGPAAGIIFAIALLFAGFASSATAGMAGASIFAGMFGESYDMKDFHTRLGLALTYVPALLLIVFITDSFQALLFSQMFLSLQLPITIFLQLYMTSSRKVMGEYANRKFTNILLWGIGIIVTIMNIYLLIVG
- a CDS encoding YaaA family protein, yielding MKIVLSPSKTKTITDVASNAEAVHHVVRDGQFQPNITKKIITHVQSLDVVTLGKALKLKDDKAQALFDFYQSFEAHPVGRACESYDGIAFKYLDWSNLSDEAKAFGESHLVVLSALYGVVEPNMGVRDYRLDMVDKVGINLYDTWRDAVDVYFHKEDWILNLASKEYAKMVNHPKVVTVEFWELRGDTFKQMSTSSKMSRGVMAHECLTQQVKHVRDLPHEINGFTCVTDIESITIPSESMTIRYERK
- the hydE gene encoding [FeFe] hydrogenase H-cluster radical SAM maturase HydE; the encoded protein is MQVQDILAKDLVGDEWLTEEELRFLMSVTDEEQLQLIYKKAYEVKAKYVKPVAYYRGLIEFSNRCIKNCNYCGIRRENDKAERFDMNREDIIKMAQWAYDHEYGSITLQSGERCDDAFVDYVVDLIRDIKAIGDGSLGITICVGEQSEEAYRRMREAGASRYLLRIETTNTDLYHKIHPRDELHSFETRVECLRRLRRVGFQVGTGVMIGLPGQTEDDLVNDILFYRDMDIDMIGMGPYVVHHDTPLGQEALAMGIDDEAGKLRRVQLGLKMIALTRLFLKDVNIAATTALQALDKLGREKGLAAGANILMPIITIPEHRAKYLLYDNKPCVDDNAEQCKDCLTRRVMSIGDTVGWKQNGDSKHYGKRTGEF